In one Fluviispira vulneris genomic region, the following are encoded:
- the rpmF gene encoding 50S ribosomal protein L32, giving the protein MPTPKMKVSRSRRNMRRAHDALTPINFSKCSNCAAPRLPHSVCESCGFYKGRFVAKNILKADLLAVLR; this is encoded by the coding sequence ATGCCAACTCCAAAGATGAAAGTTTCCCGTTCACGCCGTAATATGCGCCGTGCTCACGACGCTTTAACACCTATTAACTTTTCTAAGTGCTCAAATTGCGCTGCCCCAAGACTTCCACACTCAGTTTGCGAATCCTGTGGGTTTTACAAAGGCCGCTTTGTCGCTAAAAATATTTTAAAAGCTGACTTATTAGCAGTTCTTCGCTAA